In Nitrosopumilus sp., one DNA window encodes the following:
- a CDS encoding FTR1 family protein → METRIIVIFLAFFVFTISIDGVYAYSNSGDIRTAIESTSLGLDQTKDSLILNNLEDAKKYSTFSSEIFGKYIQTLRMTGYEHVDEIHISLLDLNSKINSNAEILSEIDKNLNLLRKIPHEQDSINYVIVNLLSIADERYQKGVQNNDEVSYQIALKLIQKSESLLDETTFDDRLNLEIESFFKDLNNLAEKKEDFVKVSSLITAIQKDVLGTQTVALDQLELYQNIYKIYDELVESLNSGDYVMAEEKAIIAYLDNFEYLEPTIEKIDKDLLYTLEIDMRENLRDMIKNKKTSNEIKQFLDEKIVPDLNKSQSLISKQLIINSSVLTQTEISDQDLKKMGDSTEEAKSIVRNEVDFIRDSLDDVVIFYGDGDFQSAYATARIAYLDSYEFVEIPLRAIDPDFTLEVEYQFAELRNLIDKKEDLEKVRDVVIEINRNLDESERLVSGTGSLAPSIAFTSSFAIIFREGLESVLILGAIMTYLEASRNNQLKKYIYYGVIAAFAATAITWIIASYIIEISGANRELIEAIAALSATAVLFYVSFWVLNKIEHKKWMEFVKAKVWQATTTGSVMVFVMLSFFTVYREGFETVLFYQAMSGFAKYMEMYVGLGFVLGIISLLGLYYVMKKLGKRLPLRALFGLTMGVGAYLSIAFLGNAIRELQILDIIPYTSMIGIIPRLDINLAAMTGIYPTLETVIAQAMLLGVYLLASSYVLVLRPNKERQLASMRKSRGVKNTQ, encoded by the coding sequence ATGGAAACTAGAATTATAGTAATATTTCTTGCATTTTTTGTATTTACAATCAGTATTGATGGGGTATATGCATATTCAAACTCGGGAGATATTAGAACCGCTATTGAATCTACGTCCTTGGGATTAGATCAAACCAAAGACAGTTTGATTTTAAATAATTTAGAAGATGCAAAGAAATACTCTACATTCTCTTCAGAAATTTTTGGCAAATATATCCAAACACTCAGAATGACGGGTTATGAACATGTAGATGAGATTCATATTTCATTGTTAGATCTAAATTCAAAAATTAATTCAAATGCTGAAATATTGTCAGAAATTGATAAAAATCTAAACTTACTCCGAAAAATTCCACATGAACAAGATTCAATAAATTATGTGATTGTCAATTTGCTGTCAATTGCAGATGAGCGATATCAGAAGGGAGTTCAAAACAATGATGAAGTATCATACCAAATTGCTCTAAAACTAATCCAAAAATCTGAAAGTTTGCTTGATGAAACAACTTTTGATGATAGGCTTAATCTAGAAATTGAATCTTTTTTCAAGGATCTAAACAATCTTGCAGAGAAAAAGGAAGATTTTGTAAAAGTAAGTAGTTTGATTACTGCCATACAAAAAGATGTTTTAGGCACTCAGACTGTTGCCCTTGATCAATTAGAACTATATCAAAACATCTACAAGATATATGACGAACTTGTTGAATCACTTAATTCAGGAGACTATGTTATGGCTGAAGAAAAAGCCATCATTGCGTATCTTGATAATTTTGAATACTTAGAACCAACAATTGAAAAAATTGACAAGGATTTACTTTATACTCTTGAGATTGACATGCGTGAAAATTTACGTGACATGATAAAAAATAAAAAGACATCTAATGAGATTAAGCAATTTTTAGATGAAAAAATTGTTCCGGATCTTAACAAATCACAATCTTTGATCTCTAAACAATTAATCATAAACTCATCTGTATTAACACAAACTGAGATTTCAGATCAGGATCTTAAAAAAATGGGTGATTCAACTGAAGAAGCAAAATCTATAGTTAGAAATGAAGTTGATTTTATCAGAGATTCCTTGGATGATGTGGTAATTTTTTATGGTGACGGCGACTTCCAGTCTGCTTATGCTACAGCAAGAATAGCATATTTGGACAGTTATGAATTTGTAGAGATTCCACTAAGGGCAATAGATCCTGATTTCACTCTGGAGGTAGAATATCAATTTGCAGAACTGCGAAATCTTATCGATAAAAAAGAAGATTTGGAAAAAGTAAGAGATGTAGTGATTGAAATAAATAGGAATTTGGATGAATCTGAAAGACTTGTAAGCGGAACAGGTTCTTTGGCGCCTTCAATAGCATTTACTTCGTCATTTGCAATAATTTTCCGAGAAGGATTAGAATCTGTCTTAATTCTTGGTGCAATTATGACGTATCTTGAAGCATCAAGGAATAATCAACTGAAAAAATACATCTACTATGGCGTCATTGCAGCATTTGCAGCAACTGCAATTACTTGGATTATTGCATCGTATATAATTGAAATTTCAGGGGCTAATCGGGAATTAATTGAAGCAATAGCTGCATTGTCTGCAACTGCTGTTTTGTTTTATGTGAGTTTTTGGGTTTTAAATAAAATTGAACATAAAAAATGGATGGAGTTTGTAAAGGCCAAGGTGTGGCAGGCAACTACAACTGGTAGTGTTATGGTTTTTGTAATGCTTTCATTTTTTACCGTCTATCGAGAAGGATTTGAAACTGTCTTGTTCTATCAAGCGATGTCGGGTTTTGCAAAATACATGGAAATGTATGTAGGTTTGGGTTTTGTTTTGGGTATTATTTCATTATTGGGGTTATATTATGTGATGAAAAAACTTGGAAAACGATTACCATTACGCGCCTTGTTTGGATTGACTATGGGTGTTGGTGCATATCTATCAATTGCATTTTTAGGAAATGCCATACGAGAACTTCAGATACTAGATATTATTCCATACACTAGTATGATCGGAATAATTCCTAGATTGGACATCAACCTAGCAGCTATGACTGGAATTTATCCCACATTAGAAACTGTAATTGCACAAGCAATGCTATTGGGAGTTTATTTACTTGCATCGTCATATGTATTGGTGTTAAGGCCCAATAAAGAAAGACAACTGGCATCTATGAGAAAATCTAGAGGTGTTAAAAATACCCAATAA
- a CDS encoding 2-isopropylmalate synthase, whose amino-acid sequence MKDPNHYANIYNAYDKTPKKIRILDSTLREGEQHPGVSFTNKQRIQIAWMLDYFGVDQIEISPVVSGDHKEATKTIIKQGLKADIVSHGRALKEDIDTSLDCDAKWCAAYLGISDIHLKDKLRISREEALERAVGTVEYAKSHGLKIRFTVEDGSRAEPEFLLKVCTAIEKAGVDRISLPDTVGILRPIGMFNFVKKVREVVDVPLDAHVHNDIGFALANAFSACDAGVDQIHTTIDGIGERTGIPPLAEVAVALTYLYKSPNDLRLDMLLDLSRLIEEYTKIVPYDSKPIVGSSAYKHKAGTHLAAILRNPAAYEPIPPRAVGNRRRIVFGELAGKTGAAYLMSLLGLEKDDEGAKAVAYGLKNLRMGDLIEIPLEDRLERKISK is encoded by the coding sequence ATGAAAGATCCGAATCACTATGCAAACATCTACAATGCATATGACAAGACTCCAAAGAAGATACGAATATTAGATAGTACTTTACGAGAAGGGGAACAACACCCTGGTGTTTCGTTTACAAACAAACAAAGGATTCAGATTGCGTGGATGTTAGATTATTTTGGTGTAGATCAAATAGAAATATCACCAGTTGTATCAGGCGACCACAAAGAGGCAACTAAGACAATTATCAAACAAGGATTAAAAGCAGATATTGTTTCCCATGGACGAGCACTAAAAGAAGACATAGATACTTCATTAGATTGTGATGCAAAGTGGTGTGCAGCATATTTAGGAATTTCAGATATACATCTAAAAGACAAACTACGAATTTCAAGAGAAGAGGCACTTGAGAGAGCAGTTGGAACTGTAGAGTATGCAAAGTCTCACGGTCTTAAAATCAGATTTACTGTAGAAGATGGAAGTAGAGCAGAGCCAGAATTTTTGCTAAAAGTTTGCACGGCAATAGAAAAAGCAGGTGTTGATAGAATTAGTCTTCCAGATACTGTTGGAATTTTGCGTCCTATTGGGATGTTCAATTTTGTTAAGAAAGTCAGAGAGGTAGTAGATGTACCATTAGATGCACACGTTCACAATGATATTGGTTTTGCACTTGCAAATGCATTTTCAGCATGTGATGCAGGAGTTGATCAAATTCATACTACCATTGACGGTATTGGAGAAAGAACAGGAATTCCACCTCTTGCAGAAGTGGCAGTAGCCTTAACATATCTTTACAAATCACCAAATGATTTGAGATTAGACATGCTACTTGATCTATCTAGATTAATTGAAGAATACACAAAGATTGTACCTTATGATTCTAAACCAATTGTTGGGAGCTCAGCATACAAACACAAAGCCGGTACACATCTTGCAGCAATTCTTAGAAACCCTGCAGCGTATGAGCCAATTCCACCTAGAGCAGTAGGAAACAGACGACGAATTGTTTTTGGAGAACTAGCAGGAAAAACAGGTGCAGCGTATTTAATGTCATTACTAGGTTTAGAAAAAGACGATGAAGGTGCAAAAGCAGTTGCGTATGGATTAAAGAATCTCAGAATGGGAGATTTAATTGAAATACCACTAGAAGACAGACTTGAGAGAAAAATATCTAAGTAA
- the lysM gene encoding HTH-type transcriptional regulator LysM, protein MYKDSIDEKIIGYLKEDARESFVDIGKKLKLSESAVRRRVKNLVDNKTIKKFTLELGEENTTSAIVLVSVDSAMDTSKVSLKLAKLDGIKTVYEITGQYDITTIMSGSSISEINNTIDALRKIPGVVDTNTVIILRKIV, encoded by the coding sequence ATGTATAAAGACAGTATAGATGAAAAAATTATTGGTTACCTCAAAGAAGATGCAAGAGAATCATTTGTAGACATTGGAAAAAAATTAAAGTTATCAGAATCAGCAGTTAGAAGACGTGTAAAAAATTTAGTTGATAACAAAACTATTAAAAAATTTACTTTAGAACTTGGCGAGGAAAATACAACAAGTGCAATTGTTTTAGTTTCAGTAGATTCCGCAATGGACACATCCAAAGTTTCTCTGAAGCTTGCCAAGTTGGACGGAATAAAAACAGTTTATGAGATAACGGGACAATATGACATTACAACAATAATGAGTGGTTCAAGTATTTCTGAGATCAACAATACAATTGACGCATTAAGAAAAATTCCAGGTGTTGTAGATACCAATACCGTAATAATTTTGAGAAAAATAGTGTAA
- a CDS encoding acetylornithine/succinylornithine family transaminase gives MSEDQFMGNLYQRFPVTIEKGVGCHVWDVDGKEYIDCMGGYGVSLVGHQNQRVNNAIKEQIDKIITVHSSLYNKTREEFLQILIKLAPKGLTQVHLNNSGAEAIEAAIKFARKFTGKKGMVAMKGSYHGKSLGALSLTFNPKYKKAFEPLVEKVSFASFGDIESLRSVIDKDTAFVILEPIQGESGINVAPERFLQEVRKLCDEKGILLIFDEIQAGLGRTGRIWACDHWNTAPDILCLAKGIAGGVPMGATLVRHDILATMSKGEHSSTFGGNPLSCAAGIAALKALTEDGLIENSEKMGKIFREGLEKLKEKHTIIREVRGMGLMIGVEMKFEVKGILMALIKKGVLMLYSGRNILRILPPLVISEDDIRKVLDILDIVLTEEEKKLNV, from the coding sequence ATGAGTGAAGATCAATTCATGGGAAATCTCTATCAGAGGTTTCCAGTAACAATTGAAAAAGGGGTAGGATGTCATGTATGGGATGTAGACGGAAAAGAATACATCGATTGTATGGGAGGGTATGGAGTATCACTAGTGGGTCATCAAAATCAAAGAGTGAACAATGCAATCAAAGAACAGATTGACAAAATCATTACAGTTCACAGTTCATTATACAACAAGACAAGAGAGGAATTTTTACAAATACTTATCAAATTAGCACCAAAAGGACTCACACAAGTTCATCTAAACAACAGCGGTGCAGAAGCAATTGAAGCAGCTATAAAATTTGCAAGAAAGTTTACAGGTAAAAAAGGAATGGTGGCAATGAAAGGATCATACCATGGAAAATCACTGGGAGCATTATCATTAACATTTAATCCAAAATATAAAAAAGCATTTGAACCACTTGTTGAGAAAGTTTCCTTCGCATCATTTGGAGATATTGAATCTCTTCGTTCAGTAATTGATAAAGATACTGCATTTGTGATTTTAGAACCAATACAGGGTGAAAGTGGAATAAATGTTGCACCAGAGAGATTTTTGCAAGAAGTAAGAAAACTTTGTGATGAAAAAGGAATTCTGTTAATCTTCGACGAAATACAAGCTGGTCTTGGTAGAACTGGACGAATTTGGGCTTGTGATCATTGGAATACAGCTCCAGATATTTTGTGCCTTGCAAAAGGAATTGCAGGTGGAGTTCCAATGGGAGCCACACTTGTAAGACACGATATTTTAGCTACAATGAGTAAAGGAGAACACTCATCAACATTTGGTGGTAACCCATTATCTTGTGCAGCAGGAATTGCAGCACTTAAGGCATTAACTGAGGATGGATTGATTGAAAATTCTGAAAAAATGGGAAAAATATTCAGAGAGGGTTTAGAAAAACTAAAAGAGAAACACACCATAATTAGAGAAGTCAGAGGGATGGGACTAATGATAGGAGTAGAGATGAAATTTGAAGTAAAAGGTATTTTGATGGCATTGATAAAAAAAGGAGTTCTCATGCTATACTCAGGCAGAAACATACTAAGAATTCTTCCTCCTTTAGTAATATCCGAAGATGATATAAGAAAAGTTTTAGATATTTTAGATATTGTACTAACTGAAGAGGAGAAAAAACTTAATGTATAA
- a CDS encoding [LysW]-aminoadipate/[LysW]-glutamate kinase, which produces MITIKIGGSVVDNLHPSIITDIKKIAETEGIILVHGGGKEVTKVCKQLGKEPKFVTSPSGIKSRYTDKETAEIFTMVMSGRINKTIVQMLQKNGVNAIGLSGVDAKIIQADRKKKLLIMNEKGRKQAIDGGYTGKITDVNSKFIKLLLEQGLTPVISPIAISEESEFLNVDGDRAAAYVAGKVGCSRVLFITNVDGLLMDDMLVTKLTLAEAKEIRSKIGPGMEKKILASTEALDMGVKEALIANGQKENPISAAIAHDNCTVIKNE; this is translated from the coding sequence ATGATCACAATTAAGATTGGTGGAAGTGTTGTTGATAATCTCCACCCGTCCATAATTACAGACATTAAAAAAATTGCAGAGACTGAAGGAATAATTCTAGTTCATGGTGGAGGTAAAGAAGTCACAAAAGTTTGTAAACAACTTGGAAAAGAACCAAAGTTTGTAACATCACCAAGTGGAATCAAAAGTAGATATACGGATAAAGAAACTGCAGAGATTTTTACAATGGTAATGTCTGGCAGAATAAACAAAACAATAGTTCAGATGCTTCAGAAAAATGGCGTTAATGCAATTGGTCTTTCAGGAGTAGATGCAAAAATAATTCAAGCCGATAGAAAAAAGAAACTTCTCATAATGAATGAAAAAGGTAGAAAACAGGCAATTGACGGCGGATATACTGGAAAAATCACCGATGTCAACTCCAAATTTATCAAATTACTCTTAGAGCAAGGATTAACACCTGTAATTTCACCCATTGCCATCAGCGAAGAATCAGAATTCCTCAACGTTGACGGAGACAGAGCTGCAGCATATGTAGCAGGCAAAGTGGGTTGTAGCAGAGTATTATTCATCACAAATGTAGATGGATTACTAATGGATGATATGTTAGTTACAAAACTGACGCTTGCTGAAGCAAAAGAGATCAGATCAAAAATTGGACCAGGTATGGAAAAGAAGATCCTAGCATCTACTGAAGCACTAGATATGGGAGTAAAAGAGGCATTGATTGCAAACGGTCAAAAAGAAAATCCTATATCAGCGGCAATTGCACATGATAACTGTACGGTAATAAAAAATGAGTGA
- the argC gene encoding N-acetyl-gamma-glutamyl-phosphate reductase: protein MKVGIVGASGYVGGETLRLLVNHPDVEISMVTSRQHVGEYLHRVQPSLKGFTDLTFSELDYDKLTDKCDVVFTAVPHGTATEIVKALYDRGIKIIDLSADYRLHNQEAYDKWYGWEHPHPDYLTKSVFGVPELHREQIKKAQLVSCPGCMAVTSILALAPLIRNDIIDTEHIIVDSKIGSSGAGSGSGTAHAMRAGVIRPYKPAKHRHTGEIEQELSEIAGKKIRVSMSPHAVDVVRGILCTNHTFLKKDIGEKELWKLYREVYGEEKFIRLIRDKKGLYKFPDPKFLVGSNFCDIGFDIDEDNNRLIAMSASDNLMKGAAGSAIQNMNVMCGFDEMDGLRYTPLTPV from the coding sequence TTGAAGGTAGGTATAGTAGGAGCATCAGGTTATGTAGGTGGAGAGACGCTTCGTCTTTTAGTCAATCACCCAGATGTTGAGATCAGCATGGTAACATCAAGACAACATGTTGGAGAATATCTTCACAGAGTTCAACCAAGTCTGAAAGGATTTACCGATCTGACTTTTTCAGAATTAGATTATGACAAATTAACTGACAAATGTGATGTAGTGTTCACAGCAGTTCCTCATGGGACTGCGACTGAGATTGTAAAGGCACTATATGACAGAGGAATCAAAATAATTGATTTGAGTGCAGACTATAGATTACACAATCAAGAAGCATATGACAAATGGTATGGCTGGGAACATCCACATCCAGATTATTTAACAAAATCAGTTTTTGGAGTTCCTGAATTACACAGAGAGCAAATCAAAAAAGCACAGCTTGTTTCATGTCCAGGATGTATGGCAGTAACATCAATACTTGCACTTGCACCATTAATCAGAAATGATATTATTGACACTGAACACATCATAGTTGATTCAAAGATTGGTTCATCAGGTGCAGGTTCTGGTTCAGGAACTGCACATGCAATGAGAGCAGGAGTTATCAGACCATATAAACCAGCAAAGCATAGACATACTGGTGAGATTGAACAAGAATTAAGCGAAATTGCAGGAAAGAAAATTCGCGTTTCGATGAGTCCGCATGCAGTTGACGTAGTTCGTGGTATCTTGTGTACAAATCACACATTCTTGAAAAAAGATATTGGAGAAAAAGAATTGTGGAAATTATATCGTGAAGTTTATGGAGAAGAGAAATTCATCAGACTGATTCGAGATAAAAAAGGATTATACAAATTCCCAGATCCAAAATTCCTTGTTGGTTCAAACTTTTGTGATATTGGTTTTGATATAGATGAAGACAACAATAGATTAATTGCAATGTCTGCATCAGACAATCTGATGAAAGGTGCAGCGGGATCTGCTATTCAAAACATGAATGTTATGTGTGGCTTTGATGAAATGGATGGACTAAGATATACTCCACTAACTCCTGTTTAG
- the lysX gene encoding lysine biosynthesis protein LysX, whose amino-acid sequence MSKVCIVFDRLRAEEKMLQKEAIDLGHNVVMLDAKITQINTDSKKEDYDLGDVVLERCVSYFRGLHFTASLEFLDIPVLNKFEVANICGNKMFMTLLLKKHNIPTPKTYFSFSSESAAVNLEKVGFPLVIKPVIGSWGRGVMPLKDKDTMEAVFEIRDITDSPHDRIYYLQELIKRPPRDIRIITIGDQAIAAMYRKSSGGFKTNIALGADPELCKITKEMEDMAIKASKAMGGGILGIDMMEDDKKGLVIHEVNNTVEFKGLARVAQRNIPQEMVKFTLDYVRK is encoded by the coding sequence ATGTCAAAGGTCTGTATCGTGTTTGACCGCCTAAGAGCGGAAGAAAAGATGCTTCAGAAAGAAGCAATCGATCTAGGACACAATGTAGTGATGTTAGACGCAAAAATCACTCAAATCAACACAGATAGTAAAAAAGAAGACTATGATTTAGGAGATGTTGTCTTAGAAAGATGTGTTAGTTATTTCAGAGGTCTTCATTTTACAGCAAGTCTAGAATTTTTAGATATTCCAGTACTAAATAAGTTTGAAGTTGCAAATATTTGTGGAAATAAAATGTTTATGACATTATTATTGAAAAAACATAACATTCCAACACCAAAAACATATTTTTCATTCTCAAGTGAGAGTGCAGCAGTGAATTTAGAAAAAGTTGGATTTCCTCTGGTAATCAAACCAGTAATTGGAAGTTGGGGAAGAGGAGTAATGCCATTAAAAGACAAAGACACGATGGAAGCAGTTTTTGAAATTAGAGACATTACAGATAGTCCACACGACAGGATTTACTATTTACAAGAATTAATCAAAAGACCACCAAGAGACATCAGGATTATTACAATAGGAGACCAAGCCATTGCAGCCATGTACAGAAAATCATCTGGTGGTTTTAAGACAAATATCGCATTGGGTGCAGATCCAGAACTTTGTAAGATCACAAAAGAGATGGAAGATATGGCAATCAAAGCATCAAAAGCAATGGGTGGTGGAATTTTAGGGATTGACATGATGGAGGATGACAAGAAAGGTTTAGTCATTCATGAAGTCAACAACACAGTTGAATTCAAGGGACTGGCAAGAGTTGCGCAACGAAATATACCACAAGAAATGGTAAAATTTACGCTAGATTACGTTAGGAAATAA
- the lysW/argW gene encoding alpha-aminoadipate/glutamate carrier protein LysW/ArgW, with product MKCPECDAIINIPEDASVGEIVSCPDCGADFEIAKKDGSNVELKQAESVGEDWGE from the coding sequence ATGAAATGCCCAGAATGTGATGCAATAATAAATATCCCAGAGGATGCCTCAGTTGGAGAAATAGTCTCCTGTCCTGATTGTGGTGCTGACTTTGAAATCGCAAAAAAAGATGGATCAAATGTTGAGCTTAAGCAAGCAGAAAGCGTAGGCGAAGACTGGGGAGAGTAA
- a CDS encoding argininosuccinate synthase, whose product MTQKGILAFSGGLDTSVVVKYLQEEHDMDVITVTVDVGQGDDSKKIAAKAKKLGVKKHYNVDARKEFVKNYIFPAIKANALYQKKYCLATALARPLIAEKVLEIAKKEKVTSLAHGCSGKGNDQVRFDITLRSGSDLPIIAPIRDKNLDRKTELKFAKKHGIEIDAVAKRFSIDQNLWGRAIEGGVLEDPYNEPPDDAFIWVKTKNLPDKPTYLEIQFQQGIPIGVDGKIMEGQKLIEYMNKKAGDAGVGIVDHIEDRVVGIKSREVYETPAATCLIEAHMDLEKMVHTKHENKFKSLIDDEWAYLTYSGLWQDPLKSDLDGFIEASQKPVTGTVKLKLFKGSLRVVGRKSKNSLYSHKIATYGTESTFDQRSAKGFVELWGMQSTEANKLQKKSSKKI is encoded by the coding sequence ATGACTCAAAAAGGAATTCTTGCATTTTCTGGAGGATTAGATACTTCAGTTGTTGTAAAATACCTACAAGAAGAACACGACATGGATGTAATCACAGTAACAGTAGATGTAGGACAGGGTGATGACAGTAAAAAAATTGCAGCCAAAGCAAAAAAACTCGGAGTAAAAAAACACTACAATGTAGATGCACGGAAAGAATTTGTCAAAAATTACATCTTTCCAGCAATTAAAGCCAATGCACTTTATCAGAAAAAGTATTGTCTTGCAACAGCTCTTGCAAGACCACTTATCGCAGAAAAAGTATTAGAAATTGCAAAAAAAGAAAAAGTCACATCACTTGCACATGGTTGTTCAGGTAAAGGAAATGATCAAGTACGTTTTGATATCACACTACGTTCTGGTTCGGACCTTCCAATCATAGCTCCAATTAGAGATAAAAATCTAGACAGAAAAACTGAATTAAAATTTGCAAAAAAGCACGGTATAGAAATTGATGCTGTTGCAAAAAGATTCAGTATTGATCAAAACTTATGGGGACGTGCAATTGAAGGTGGGGTATTAGAAGACCCATACAACGAACCACCAGATGATGCATTCATTTGGGTTAAAACAAAAAACTTGCCAGATAAGCCAACATACTTAGAGATACAATTTCAACAAGGAATCCCAATTGGTGTGGACGGAAAGATAATGGAAGGTCAAAAATTAATTGAGTATATGAACAAGAAAGCAGGTGATGCAGGTGTTGGGATTGTAGACCATATCGAAGACAGAGTTGTTGGAATTAAATCAAGAGAAGTTTATGAAACCCCAGCAGCAACCTGCCTAATTGAAGCACATATGGATTTAGAAAAAATGGTACACACTAAACATGAAAATAAATTTAAATCATTAATAGATGATGAATGGGCATATTTAACATATTCAGGATTATGGCAAGATCCACTTAAATCAGATTTAGATGGATTTATTGAAGCATCACAAAAACCAGTTACTGGGACTGTGAAACTCAAGTTATTCAAAGGAAGTCTCAGAGTTGTAGGAAGAAAGTCCAAGAACTCGTTGTATAGTCACAAGATTGCTACATATGGAACAGAATCTACATTTGATCAAAGATCGGCTAAAGGATTTGTAGAGTTATGGGGAATGCAGTCTACAGAAGCTAATAAATTACAAAAGAAAAGTTCAAAAAAAATATGA
- a CDS encoding ABC transporter substrate-binding protein — protein sequence MKSRSLIFASTVGIILLSALGIALNSGDTIYENKIRIAYFPNIGHVIPIVGMEKGFFAKSLGDDVKIESRVFDSGPQAIESLFANSIDLAYVGPGPAITGFLNSENHNVKILAGAASGGASFIVHPDSQILSASDFAGKKIATPQIGNTQDVSLRSYLFENGLKSADKGGSVVIYNIPNPDIYTLFVKGDIDGAWVAEPWATILETELGGKRLFYEEDLWPNKKFASVLLIGNVDYVENHLQVVSNFLTSHHETATWINQNPVETRIIFNDFIKSHLGKSLSDDVVDIALSNLVITDDPQSDSVYSFAKKADALGYLGRNGYDLTGIFYSFDSNPGLKEITR from the coding sequence ATGAAGTCTCGATCGCTGATTTTTGCCAGTACTGTAGGAATTATTTTGCTTTCTGCACTGGGGATTGCTCTTAATTCTGGTGATACTATATATGAAAACAAGATTCGCATCGCTTATTTTCCAAATATAGGGCATGTTATCCCAATAGTTGGGATGGAAAAAGGCTTTTTTGCAAAAAGTTTAGGAGATGATGTTAAAATTGAATCTAGAGTTTTTGATAGCGGACCTCAAGCAATAGAATCATTGTTTGCAAATTCTATAGATCTTGCTTATGTAGGACCTGGCCCAGCAATTACTGGATTTTTGAATTCAGAGAATCACAACGTAAAGATTCTTGCAGGTGCAGCAAGTGGTGGTGCTAGTTTTATTGTTCATCCTGATTCTCAAATCCTATCTGCCTCTGATTTTGCAGGAAAAAAAATTGCAACACCTCAAATTGGAAACACTCAGGATGTTTCACTGAGAAGCTATTTGTTTGAAAATGGATTAAAATCAGCTGATAAAGGTGGTTCTGTAGTTATTTACAATATTCCAAATCCTGATATTTACACCTTATTTGTAAAAGGTGATATTGATGGTGCATGGGTTGCAGAACCATGGGCAACTATTTTAGAAACTGAACTTGGTGGAAAAAGATTATTTTATGAAGAGGATCTGTGGCCAAACAAAAAGTTTGCATCTGTTCTTTTAATTGGGAATGTTGATTATGTTGAGAATCACTTGCAAGTGGTTTCTAATTTCTTAACATCTCATCATGAAACAGCTACTTGGATTAATCAAAACCCCGTAGAAACTAGAATTATCTTTAATGATTTTATAAAATCTCATCTGGGAAAATCATTATCTGATGATGTTGTGGATATTGCGTTGTCTAATCTTGTAATTACTGATGATCCTCAAAGTGACTCTGTTTATTCCTTTGCAAAAAAAGCTGATGCGCTAGGGTACTTGGGAAGAAATGGTTATGATTTGACTGGAATTTTTTATTCTTTTGATTCAAATCCTGGTTTGAAGGAGATAACTAGATGA